In one window of Vulpes vulpes isolate BD-2025 chromosome 1, VulVul3, whole genome shotgun sequence DNA:
- the ZNF793 gene encoding zinc finger protein 793 isoform X1, with amino-acid sequence MIEYQQRPVSFKDVVVGFTQEEWHRLNPAQRALYRDVMLETYSNLVSVGYEGTKPYVILKLEQEEAPWICEAACSGCHCQENICQVNVQRKRQDMILKQGAFISKKTLPKERSHENSKFGKISTLSTNLFPSIQNPSNWDPCGKSVNHNLDLISFKRHYSKKQSECCGCGKLLQHTNHDRRPNGERLWECSHCEKAFSHSPALMYKPAVTNSLVYKRKRVPPTEKPHVCSECGKAFCYKSEFIRHQRSHTGEKPYGCTDCGKAFSHKSTLIKHQRIHTGVRPFECFFCGKAFTQKSHRREHQRTHTGERPFVCSECGKSFGEKSYLNVHRKIHTGERPYRCRECGKSFSQKSCLNKHWRTHTGEKPYGCSECGKAFYQKPNLSRHQKIHARKNAYRN; translated from the exons CAGAGACCTGTATCATTCAAAGATGTGGTAGTGGGCTTCACTCAAGAGGAGTGGCACAGGCTGAATCCTGCCCAGAGGGCGCTGTACCGGGATGTGATGTTGGAGACCTACAGCAACCTTGTCTCAGTGG GTTATGAAGGCACTAAACCATATGTGATCCTCAAGCTGGAGCAGGAAGAAGCACCATGGATTTGTGAGGCAGCATGCTCAGGCTGCCACTGTCAGG AAAACATCTGTCAAGTTAATGTCCAGAGGAAAAGACAAGACATGATTTTGAAACAAGGTGCATTCATCAGCAAGAAAACATTGCCCAAGGAAAGAAGCCATGAAAACAGTAAGTTTGGGAAAATATCAACTCTGAGCACTAATCTTTTTCCATCCATTCAGAACCCCAGTAACTGGGACCCCTGTGGAAAGAGTGTGAACCATAATTTAGACTTGATTAGTTTTAAGAGACACTATTCAAAAAAACAAAGTGAGTGCTGTGGATGTGGGAAATTGTTACAGCATACAAACCATGATAGAAGACCTAATGGAGAAAGACTCTGGGAATGCAGTCATTGCGAGAAAGCTTTCAGCCACAGCCCAGCACTTATGTATAAACCAGCAGTAACCAATTCTCTTGTATACAAACGTAAGAGGGTTCCACCTACAGAGAAACCCCATGTCTGTAGTGAGTGTGGGAAAGCATTTTGCTACAAGTCTGAATTCATTAGGCATCAGAGAAGTCACACTGGGGAGAAGCCATATGGATGCACTGACTGTGGGAAAGCCTTTTCACATAAGTCAACTCTCATTAAACATCAGCGAATTCACACTGGGGTAAGAccctttgaatgttttttttgTGGGAAAGCCTTCACTCAGAAGTCACACCGCAGAGAACATCAAAGAACGCATACTGGAGAGAGACCCTTTgtgtgcagtgaatgtgggaaatcatTTGGTGAGAAGTCATACCTCAATGTACATCGAAAAATACACACAGGAGAAAGACCATATCGTTGTAGAGAATGTGGAAAATCCTTTAGCCAAAAGTCATGCCTCAATAAACATTGGAGAACTCATACAGGAGAAAAACCTTATGGATGCAGTGAATGTGGCAAAGCTTTTTACCAGAAGCCAAACCTTAGTAGACATCAGAAAATTCATGCCAGAAAGAATGCCTATAGGAATTAA
- the ZNF793 gene encoding zinc finger protein 793 isoform X2 translates to MIEYQRPVSFKDVVVGFTQEEWHRLNPAQRALYRDVMLETYSNLVSVGYEGTKPYVILKLEQEEAPWICEAACSGCHCQENICQVNVQRKRQDMILKQGAFISKKTLPKERSHENSKFGKISTLSTNLFPSIQNPSNWDPCGKSVNHNLDLISFKRHYSKKQSECCGCGKLLQHTNHDRRPNGERLWECSHCEKAFSHSPALMYKPAVTNSLVYKRKRVPPTEKPHVCSECGKAFCYKSEFIRHQRSHTGEKPYGCTDCGKAFSHKSTLIKHQRIHTGVRPFECFFCGKAFTQKSHRREHQRTHTGERPFVCSECGKSFGEKSYLNVHRKIHTGERPYRCRECGKSFSQKSCLNKHWRTHTGEKPYGCSECGKAFYQKPNLSRHQKIHARKNAYRN, encoded by the exons AGACCTGTATCATTCAAAGATGTGGTAGTGGGCTTCACTCAAGAGGAGTGGCACAGGCTGAATCCTGCCCAGAGGGCGCTGTACCGGGATGTGATGTTGGAGACCTACAGCAACCTTGTCTCAGTGG GTTATGAAGGCACTAAACCATATGTGATCCTCAAGCTGGAGCAGGAAGAAGCACCATGGATTTGTGAGGCAGCATGCTCAGGCTGCCACTGTCAGG AAAACATCTGTCAAGTTAATGTCCAGAGGAAAAGACAAGACATGATTTTGAAACAAGGTGCATTCATCAGCAAGAAAACATTGCCCAAGGAAAGAAGCCATGAAAACAGTAAGTTTGGGAAAATATCAACTCTGAGCACTAATCTTTTTCCATCCATTCAGAACCCCAGTAACTGGGACCCCTGTGGAAAGAGTGTGAACCATAATTTAGACTTGATTAGTTTTAAGAGACACTATTCAAAAAAACAAAGTGAGTGCTGTGGATGTGGGAAATTGTTACAGCATACAAACCATGATAGAAGACCTAATGGAGAAAGACTCTGGGAATGCAGTCATTGCGAGAAAGCTTTCAGCCACAGCCCAGCACTTATGTATAAACCAGCAGTAACCAATTCTCTTGTATACAAACGTAAGAGGGTTCCACCTACAGAGAAACCCCATGTCTGTAGTGAGTGTGGGAAAGCATTTTGCTACAAGTCTGAATTCATTAGGCATCAGAGAAGTCACACTGGGGAGAAGCCATATGGATGCACTGACTGTGGGAAAGCCTTTTCACATAAGTCAACTCTCATTAAACATCAGCGAATTCACACTGGGGTAAGAccctttgaatgttttttttgTGGGAAAGCCTTCACTCAGAAGTCACACCGCAGAGAACATCAAAGAACGCATACTGGAGAGAGACCCTTTgtgtgcagtgaatgtgggaaatcatTTGGTGAGAAGTCATACCTCAATGTACATCGAAAAATACACACAGGAGAAAGACCATATCGTTGTAGAGAATGTGGAAAATCCTTTAGCCAAAAGTCATGCCTCAATAAACATTGGAGAACTCATACAGGAGAAAAACCTTATGGATGCAGTGAATGTGGCAAAGCTTTTTACCAGAAGCCAAACCTTAGTAGACATCAGAAAATTCATGCCAGAAAGAATGCCTATAGGAATTAA
- the ZNF793 gene encoding zinc finger protein 793 isoform X3: MLETYSNLVSVGYEGTKPYVILKLEQEEAPWICEAACSGCHCQENICQVNVQRKRQDMILKQGAFISKKTLPKERSHENSKFGKISTLSTNLFPSIQNPSNWDPCGKSVNHNLDLISFKRHYSKKQSECCGCGKLLQHTNHDRRPNGERLWECSHCEKAFSHSPALMYKPAVTNSLVYKRKRVPPTEKPHVCSECGKAFCYKSEFIRHQRSHTGEKPYGCTDCGKAFSHKSTLIKHQRIHTGVRPFECFFCGKAFTQKSHRREHQRTHTGERPFVCSECGKSFGEKSYLNVHRKIHTGERPYRCRECGKSFSQKSCLNKHWRTHTGEKPYGCSECGKAFYQKPNLSRHQKIHARKNAYRN, translated from the exons ATGTTGGAGACCTACAGCAACCTTGTCTCAGTGG GTTATGAAGGCACTAAACCATATGTGATCCTCAAGCTGGAGCAGGAAGAAGCACCATGGATTTGTGAGGCAGCATGCTCAGGCTGCCACTGTCAGG AAAACATCTGTCAAGTTAATGTCCAGAGGAAAAGACAAGACATGATTTTGAAACAAGGTGCATTCATCAGCAAGAAAACATTGCCCAAGGAAAGAAGCCATGAAAACAGTAAGTTTGGGAAAATATCAACTCTGAGCACTAATCTTTTTCCATCCATTCAGAACCCCAGTAACTGGGACCCCTGTGGAAAGAGTGTGAACCATAATTTAGACTTGATTAGTTTTAAGAGACACTATTCAAAAAAACAAAGTGAGTGCTGTGGATGTGGGAAATTGTTACAGCATACAAACCATGATAGAAGACCTAATGGAGAAAGACTCTGGGAATGCAGTCATTGCGAGAAAGCTTTCAGCCACAGCCCAGCACTTATGTATAAACCAGCAGTAACCAATTCTCTTGTATACAAACGTAAGAGGGTTCCACCTACAGAGAAACCCCATGTCTGTAGTGAGTGTGGGAAAGCATTTTGCTACAAGTCTGAATTCATTAGGCATCAGAGAAGTCACACTGGGGAGAAGCCATATGGATGCACTGACTGTGGGAAAGCCTTTTCACATAAGTCAACTCTCATTAAACATCAGCGAATTCACACTGGGGTAAGAccctttgaatgttttttttgTGGGAAAGCCTTCACTCAGAAGTCACACCGCAGAGAACATCAAAGAACGCATACTGGAGAGAGACCCTTTgtgtgcagtgaatgtgggaaatcatTTGGTGAGAAGTCATACCTCAATGTACATCGAAAAATACACACAGGAGAAAGACCATATCGTTGTAGAGAATGTGGAAAATCCTTTAGCCAAAAGTCATGCCTCAATAAACATTGGAGAACTCATACAGGAGAAAAACCTTATGGATGCAGTGAATGTGGCAAAGCTTTTTACCAGAAGCCAAACCTTAGTAGACATCAGAAAATTCATGCCAGAAAGAATGCCTATAGGAATTAA